One genomic region from Microcystis panniformis FACHB-1757 encodes:
- a CDS encoding superoxide dismutase, whose protein sequence is MSLDRRQFLYLLGATLGTATLVGFNRAAFAATGPYGLIALPYGYDALEPYIDKETMQFHHDKHHAAYVNNLNTAVAKYPELQKKTVVELIKNLDSLPADLRITIRNNGGGDLNHTMFWQIMSPDGGGEPTGEIGAAIIAKFGSFEEFKNAFNQAGTKLFGSGWTWLVLNKSGQLEIISTANQDSPLMMGLQPIMGNDVWEHAYYLKYRNQRAEYLKQWWNVVNWEEVNRRYVQAKA, encoded by the coding sequence ATGTCTCTTGATCGCCGTCAATTTCTTTATCTTTTAGGTGCTACCCTTGGCACAGCCACTCTTGTCGGTTTTAACCGTGCCGCTTTTGCCGCTACTGGTCCCTATGGTCTTATCGCCCTACCCTATGGCTATGATGCCCTAGAACCTTATATCGATAAGGAAACGATGCAATTTCATCACGATAAACACCATGCAGCCTACGTTAATAATCTCAACACGGCAGTGGCAAAATATCCAGAATTGCAGAAAAAAACAGTAGTAGAATTAATTAAAAATCTTGACTCTTTACCCGCCGATCTTCGCATCACTATCCGCAATAATGGCGGCGGCGATCTTAATCATACGATGTTTTGGCAGATTATGTCCCCCGATGGCGGTGGCGAACCAACAGGAGAAATAGGAGCGGCAATAATCGCTAAATTTGGCAGTTTCGAGGAATTTAAAAACGCTTTCAACCAAGCAGGTACTAAACTTTTTGGTAGTGGTTGGACATGGTTGGTTTTAAATAAGTCAGGACAACTGGAAATTATCAGCACTGCTAACCAAGATAGCCCCCTAATGATGGGATTACAGCCAATTATGGGCAATGATGTCTGGGAACACGCCTATTACTTAAAATACCGTAATCAACGGGCTGAGTATTTAAAACAGTGGTGGAATGTGGTTAACTGGGAGGAGGTAAATCGCCGCTATGTTCAGGCAAAAGCTTAA
- a CDS encoding UPF0175 family protein, which yields MTIVIPNEIIQATGKNEQLLRLELAIIMFRDYHISSAKAADFANLSLIEFRQEIAKRNICVNYDSVDWQQELETLKTLGDL from the coding sequence ATGACTATTGTGATTCCCAACGAAATTATACAAGCAACAGGAAAAAACGAGCAACTGTTGCGACTAGAACTGGCAATCATTATGTTTAGAGATTATCATATCAGTAGCGCAAAAGCAGCTGATTTTGCCAACTTATCTTTAATTGAATTTCGTCAAGAAATCGCCAAGAGGAATATTTGCGTAAATTATGATAGTGTAGATTGGCAACAAGAATTAGAAACCTTAAAAACTTTAGGTGATCTGTGA
- the thrB gene encoding homoserine kinase yields MTTFTVTVPATTANIGPGFDCLGAALTLYNQFTFTLLPATTANPVSIIVKGTESAKVSQGADNLIYSSFLQVYQKIGQNPPPIAIEIGLGVPLARGLGSSATAIIGGLVAANQCAGNPLSLGEIEALAIALEGHPDNVVPALRGNCQLSAGYSTDWAICQVFWQKNLIPVLAIPDFELATAKARAVLPEKISRQEAIFNISRLGLLLRGLETGNGDWLRIALEDKLHQPYRQSLIPGYEKVKKAAINGGAYGMVISGAGPTLLALTNPDNAQKTATEMTNAWKEVGINSSAKILALDTLGAQVNC; encoded by the coding sequence ATGACAACTTTTACGGTAACAGTTCCCGCTACCACTGCTAATATTGGGCCCGGCTTCGATTGTCTCGGAGCGGCCTTAACCCTATATAATCAGTTTACTTTTACCCTGCTGCCAGCAACGACAGCTAACCCTGTCAGCATTATTGTCAAGGGAACTGAATCAGCTAAAGTTAGCCAAGGTGCTGATAATTTAATCTACAGTTCTTTTTTGCAAGTTTATCAAAAAATAGGACAGAATCCGCCCCCTATCGCCATCGAGATCGGTTTAGGGGTTCCTCTGGCTAGAGGTTTAGGTAGTTCTGCGACTGCTATTATCGGTGGGTTAGTGGCTGCCAATCAATGTGCGGGAAATCCTTTATCTCTGGGGGAAATCGAAGCATTAGCGATCGCTTTGGAGGGCCATCCAGATAATGTGGTGCCGGCTTTGCGGGGCAACTGTCAGCTATCGGCAGGATATAGCACAGATTGGGCTATTTGTCAAGTATTTTGGCAAAAAAATCTCATTCCCGTCTTGGCGATTCCCGATTTTGAACTGGCTACGGCAAAAGCTAGGGCGGTTTTACCGGAAAAAATTAGCCGTCAGGAGGCTATTTTCAATATTTCCCGCTTGGGTTTATTATTGCGGGGATTGGAGACGGGTAACGGCGATTGGCTGAGAATTGCCCTAGAGGATAAACTGCATCAACCCTATCGCCAATCTTTGATCCCGGGTTACGAAAAGGTGAAAAAAGCCGCCATTAATGGGGGTGCTTACGGGATGGTAATTAGTGGCGCAGGTCCCACCCTATTAGCTTTAACTAACCCCGACAATGCCCAAAAAACAGCCACAGAGATGACAAATGCTTGGAAGGAAGTGGGGATTAACTCCAGTGCCAAAATTTTGGCTTTAGATACCCTAGGGGCGCAAGTAAACTGTTAA
- a CDS encoding UPF0175 family protein: protein MSIDISDEILSATRMTEAEMRQEIAVMLFQKEKLTLAQASRFAGMNRIAFQHLLASRQIPVHYDVEDFEQDIKNLREMGRL, encoded by the coding sequence ATGAGTATTGATATCTCCGATGAAATTCTCAGTGCAACACGCATGACTGAAGCTGAGATGAGGCAGGAAATTGCGGTCATGCTCTTTCAAAAAGAGAAGCTCACCCTTGCTCAAGCGAGTCGATTTGCAGGAATGAATCGTATTGCTTTTCAACACCTACTTGCAAGTCGTCAAATTCCGGTACACTACGATGTCGAAGATTTTGAACAGGATATTAAGAACTTGCGGGAGATGGGAAGATTGTGA
- a CDS encoding DUF3368 domain-containing protein produces MIVVSDTSPINNLAAINQLHLLQQLYEIVFIPEAVYRELTEPDFPVAGSIEVQTLDWIQTRTVTNRTVIEALADELDKGEAEAIALALELGADQVLIDERLGRRIAARLNLRYTGILGILVEAKNRRLISEVKPLLDALIDRAGFWVAAPLYSSVLQIVDEEKNKPPQD; encoded by the coding sequence GTGATTGTTGTCAGTGATACATCCCCTATCAACAATCTTGCCGCCATTAATCAACTTCATCTGCTACAACAACTTTACGAAATAGTTTTTATTCCTGAAGCAGTTTATCGAGAATTAACTGAGCCTGATTTTCCGGTAGCAGGTTCAATAGAGGTACAAACCTTAGATTGGATTCAAACTCGAACGGTAACTAACCGCACAGTGATTGAAGCTCTTGCAGATGAACTAGATAAGGGAGAAGCTGAGGCTATTGCTTTAGCACTTGAGTTGGGAGCAGATCAAGTTTTGATTGATGAGCGTCTTGGTCGTAGAATTGCTGCTAGACTTAATCTTCGATACACAGGAATTCTGGGCATTTTAGTTGAGGCGAAGAATCGACGGTTAATCTCTGAGGTGAAACCCCTACTAGACGCTTTGATTGATCGAGCAGGATTTTGGGTTGCTGCACCTTTATACAGCAGTGTTTTACA